A single genomic interval of Hafnia alvei harbors:
- the malQ gene encoding 4-alpha-glucanotransferase yields MEQITEHQQAERKLLESLAAEAGIAASYINAHGKQQAISAETKQRLLEAMHPFTPTQVGSPVPPVMVFTQGRPCILNLHITGEYTWALALEAHSSDKPAHSGANLQENLQGTFQGKVQRRKTLTLPRDLPLGYHQLTLSDETQQWTCQIIVTPQRCYEPDALLTGRKLWGACVQLYTLRSDNNWGIGDFGDLKQMVLNVAKRGGAFVGLNPIHSLYPANPESASPYSPSSRRWLNVAYIDVNQVEEFKHSEEAQTWWNNSETQRCLSEARASEWVDYSSVISLKINALQRAFPAFIQQKSSNKRLKAFRQFVEQGGNSLYQQAAFDALHAHLNAQDPTMWGWPVWPDNLRSADSSGVADFCRQHADKVDFYLWLQWLAYSQLSECFEVCQQQKMPIGLYRDLAVGVAEGGAETWGETGLYCLKASVGAPPDILGPLGQNWGLPPMDPHVIAARAYQPFIDMLRANMTCCGALRIDHVMSMLRLWWIPYGETADKGAYVRYPVDDLLAILALESQRNQCMVIGEDLGTVPVEIIAKLRDCGVYSYKVLYFEHDQENSFRAPQSYTVQAMATITTHDLPTLRGYWQADDLHLGRELGLYPDLEVLRKLHQDREAAKQGLLDGLHQYGCIPQKVGRRAERLAMSPVLNRGLQRYVADSASALLGLQPEDWLDMEKPVNIPGTSDQYPNWRRKLTKTLEQMFNDPDINLLISDLDKHRRKVSAA; encoded by the coding sequence ATGGAACAAATAACGGAGCATCAGCAGGCCGAGCGTAAGCTACTGGAAAGTTTGGCGGCGGAAGCGGGTATCGCTGCCAGCTACATCAATGCTCACGGCAAACAACAGGCGATCAGCGCGGAAACTAAGCAGCGCCTGTTGGAAGCGATGCATCCATTCACGCCGACTCAGGTCGGCTCGCCGGTTCCGCCGGTGATGGTGTTTACCCAAGGCCGTCCATGTATTCTCAATCTCCATATCACTGGAGAGTACACTTGGGCGCTCGCGCTTGAAGCCCACTCGTCTGACAAACCGGCACATAGCGGCGCTAATCTCCAAGAGAATCTCCAAGGGACTTTCCAAGGAAAAGTACAGCGACGCAAAACGCTGACGCTGCCGCGCGATCTACCGCTGGGCTATCATCAGCTCACGTTAAGTGATGAAACACAGCAGTGGACTTGCCAGATTATCGTTACGCCTCAACGCTGTTATGAACCAGATGCCTTGCTGACTGGCCGTAAACTTTGGGGTGCCTGCGTACAGCTTTATACGCTGCGGTCTGATAATAATTGGGGCATCGGCGACTTCGGCGATCTCAAACAGATGGTGCTAAACGTGGCTAAGCGTGGCGGGGCATTTGTCGGCCTCAATCCGATCCACTCGCTCTACCCTGCTAACCCAGAAAGCGCCAGCCCTTATAGCCCATCCTCACGCCGCTGGTTGAACGTGGCCTACATTGATGTCAACCAAGTAGAAGAGTTTAAACACAGTGAAGAAGCCCAAACGTGGTGGAACAATAGCGAAACGCAGCGATGCCTAAGCGAGGCCCGGGCCAGCGAATGGGTCGATTACTCCAGCGTTATCTCGCTGAAGATCAATGCGCTACAGCGAGCATTCCCCGCGTTTATCCAGCAGAAAAGCAGCAATAAGCGCCTGAAAGCGTTCCGTCAGTTTGTTGAACAAGGTGGTAATAGCCTGTACCAACAGGCAGCGTTCGATGCATTGCATGCACATCTGAATGCCCAAGATCCCACCATGTGGGGTTGGCCAGTATGGCCCGATAATCTGCGCAGCGCAGACAGCAGCGGCGTAGCCGATTTTTGCCGTCAGCACGCGGATAAAGTCGATTTCTACCTCTGGCTGCAATGGCTTGCGTACAGCCAGCTGTCTGAATGTTTCGAAGTTTGCCAGCAACAAAAGATGCCGATTGGGCTGTACCGCGATCTTGCCGTTGGCGTCGCCGAAGGTGGCGCTGAAACCTGGGGTGAAACCGGGCTGTATTGCCTGAAAGCCTCGGTCGGCGCACCGCCGGATATTCTTGGCCCACTGGGGCAAAACTGGGGGCTTCCACCGATGGATCCCCACGTTATAGCTGCGCGTGCCTATCAGCCGTTTATTGATATGCTGCGCGCCAACATGACCTGCTGCGGCGCATTGCGTATCGATCACGTGATGTCGATGCTGCGCCTGTGGTGGATCCCCTATGGTGAAACCGCCGACAAAGGCGCCTATGTGCGCTATCCGGTTGATGATTTGCTGGCCATTTTAGCGCTAGAAAGCCAGCGAAATCAGTGCATGGTTATCGGTGAAGACTTAGGAACGGTACCCGTTGAAATCATCGCTAAACTGCGTGATTGTGGCGTCTACTCCTACAAAGTGCTCTATTTCGAGCACGATCAGGAAAACAGCTTCCGCGCACCGCAGTCATATACCGTACAGGCGATGGCAACCATCACCACCCACGATCTGCCAACGCTGCGCGGCTATTGGCAAGCGGATGATTTGCATTTAGGCAGGGAGTTGGGGCTTTATCCCGATCTTGAGGTGCTGAGAAAACTGCATCAGGATCGCGAGGCGGCTAAACAAGGATTGCTGGATGGCCTACATCAATATGGCTGTATACCGCAAAAGGTTGGACGGCGCGCTGAACGCTTAGCCATGAGCCCGGTTCTCAACCGAGGTTTACAACGCTACGTAGCGGATAGCGCCAGTGCCTTACTGGGCCTACAGCCAGAAGATTGGCTGGATATGGAAAAGCCCGTCAATATTCCGGGCACCAGCGACCAGTATCCCAACTGGCGGCGTAAACTCACTAAAACCCTAGAGCAGATGTTTAACGATCCTGATATTAATTTGCTTATCAGCGATTTAGATAAACACCGCCGTAAGGTTTCTGCGGCTTAA
- the glgB gene encoding 1,4-alpha-glucan branching protein GlgB, with amino-acid sequence MSVLPSSQMLQQLLAGHCADPFSILGMHQTSKGLVVRALLPDATSVQVLDRKTTRMVAQLDRIDERGFFTGLLPRRKNPFDYLLNVTWNDHQQIIEDPYRFGPLLGEIDNWLLTEGKHLRPYESLGAHPTHLADISGVSFAVWAPNAQRVSVVGEFNFWDGRRHPMRIRQESGIWELFIPGVQAGQLYKFELIDAHGHTVLKADPYAFEAQMRPDTASLVTPLPDKVPPDEKRSAANQLNAPVSIYEVHLGSWRRHSDNNFWLSYREMAEQLVPYVKDMGFTHIELLPINEHPFDGSWGYQPLGMYAPTRRFGTPEDFRYFMDKAHEAGINVLLDWVPGHFPSDTWGLAEFDGTDLYEYSDPREGYHQDWNTLIYNYSRYEVRNFLAGNALYWMERYGIDGLRVDAVASMIHRDYSRKEGEWIPNCFGGNHNLEAIDFLRYTNKTIGEQRPGAVTMAEESTDFPGVTLPPDANGLGFHYKWNMGWMHDTLDYMKLDPVHRKYHHNLMTFGLLYAWSENFVLALSHDEVVHGKRSMLDKMPGDAWQKFANLRAYYGFMWAHPGKKLLFMGCEFAQGREWNFETSLDWHLLEGEDNWHNGVQRLVRDLNHCYRDYPALHRWDCDARGFRWRVVDDHENSVFAFVRRDEAGNEVLVVSNFTPVPRERYRVGVEHAGHYQEIMNTDSYYYHGSNFGNQGGIDSQAVGSHGCPYSIEIAVPPLATLYLQLAPQPASPSEAVSDAKTR; translated from the coding sequence ATGTCCGTACTTCCCAGCAGTCAAATGCTGCAACAGCTTCTAGCGGGTCATTGTGCTGACCCTTTTTCTATCTTAGGCATGCATCAAACATCCAAAGGTTTGGTGGTACGCGCTCTGCTGCCAGATGCAACGTCCGTACAGGTGCTCGATCGCAAAACCACGCGCATGGTTGCTCAACTTGATCGGATCGATGAGCGTGGTTTCTTTACAGGCCTATTGCCTCGTCGTAAAAACCCGTTTGATTATCTACTCAACGTCACGTGGAACGATCATCAACAAATTATTGAAGATCCCTACCGTTTTGGTCCCCTCCTCGGCGAAATCGATAATTGGCTGCTCACCGAAGGCAAGCACCTACGCCCCTATGAAAGTTTAGGTGCCCATCCCACGCATCTGGCTGATATCAGCGGCGTCAGCTTTGCCGTTTGGGCACCGAATGCGCAGCGGGTTTCCGTGGTCGGCGAATTTAATTTTTGGGACGGCCGTCGCCATCCCATGCGTATCCGACAAGAGAGCGGCATTTGGGAGCTTTTCATTCCCGGTGTGCAGGCGGGTCAGCTGTATAAATTCGAGCTTATCGACGCGCATGGGCACACCGTGCTTAAAGCCGATCCCTATGCCTTTGAAGCGCAAATGCGCCCAGACACCGCTTCGCTGGTAACCCCATTGCCAGACAAAGTCCCGCCAGATGAAAAACGCAGCGCGGCTAATCAGCTCAACGCGCCGGTTTCCATCTATGAAGTGCATCTGGGTTCATGGCGACGCCACAGCGATAACAACTTCTGGCTCAGCTATCGCGAAATGGCGGAACAGCTGGTGCCCTACGTCAAAGATATGGGCTTCACCCATATCGAACTGCTGCCGATCAACGAACACCCGTTCGATGGCTCATGGGGCTATCAGCCGCTAGGCATGTACGCCCCAACGCGCCGTTTCGGTACACCAGAAGACTTCCGCTACTTTATGGATAAAGCGCATGAGGCAGGGATCAACGTGCTGCTGGATTGGGTTCCGGGCCATTTCCCCAGCGATACTTGGGGCTTAGCTGAGTTCGACGGCACCGATTTATATGAATATTCAGATCCGCGTGAAGGCTATCATCAGGATTGGAACACGCTGATTTATAACTATTCCCGCTATGAAGTACGCAACTTCTTAGCCGGAAACGCGCTGTATTGGATGGAGCGTTACGGCATTGACGGCCTGCGCGTAGACGCCGTCGCTTCCATGATCCACCGCGATTACAGCCGCAAAGAGGGAGAATGGATCCCAAACTGCTTCGGCGGAAACCATAACCTCGAAGCCATCGATTTTCTGCGCTATACCAATAAAACCATCGGCGAACAACGCCCCGGCGCCGTCACCATGGCAGAAGAGTCCACCGACTTTCCCGGCGTTACGCTGCCGCCCGATGCCAACGGTCTGGGCTTCCACTACAAGTGGAATATGGGCTGGATGCACGACACGCTGGACTACATGAAGCTCGATCCGGTCCATCGTAAGTATCACCATAATTTAATGACGTTTGGCCTGCTGTACGCATGGAGTGAAAACTTCGTGCTGGCGCTGTCGCACGACGAAGTGGTGCACGGCAAACGCTCCATGCTCGACAAAATGCCCGGCGATGCATGGCAAAAATTTGCCAACCTGCGCGCTTATTACGGTTTTATGTGGGCTCATCCGGGCAAAAAACTGCTGTTTATGGGCTGTGAATTTGCCCAAGGCCGCGAGTGGAATTTCGAAACCAGTCTTGACTGGCATTTGCTGGAAGGTGAAGACAACTGGCACAACGGCGTGCAGCGTCTGGTGCGCGACCTCAACCATTGCTATCGCGACTATCCGGCGCTGCATCGCTGGGATTGCGATGCGCGTGGTTTCCGCTGGCGCGTCGTCGACGATCATGAGAACTCGGTGTTTGCCTTCGTTCGCCGCGATGAGGCAGGCAACGAAGTTTTGGTTGTCAGCAACTTCACGCCAGTACCACGCGAGCGTTATCGCGTCGGCGTTGAGCACGCAGGACACTATCAAGAAATCATGAACACCGATTCTTATTATTACCACGGCAGTAATTTTGGCAATCAGGGAGGCATTGATAGCCAAGCCGTAGGTAGCCACGGCTGTCCGTACTCTATCGAGATCGCCGTGCCGCCGCTGGCGACGCTCTATTTACAGCTAGCGCCTCAACCAGCGTCACCCTCGGAGGCTGTGTCTGATGCTAAAACCCGGTAA
- the glgX gene encoding glycogen debranching protein GlgX — protein sequence MLKPGNPGPLGAHITPEGVNFALFSSHATRVELCIFDKTGHQESYELPARSGDVWHGLLPGAKAGLEYGYRVHGPWRPEKGQRFNPAKLLIDPYARELTGTLPLDDRLCGGLHEPDWRDDRNVVPHCIVREETYDWENDRPPHVLWGDTVIYEAHVRGLTQQHPGIPKELRGSYAALSHPVMIEYLKRLGITALELLPVQLHADEPRLQKIGLTNYWGYNVLAPFAIEPSFHSGRSKTTALSEFRDAVKALHAAGIEVILDVVFNHTAELDETGPMVSLRGIDNRSYYWRNAQGALENWTGCGNALRLTQPHSVQWVMDCLRYWVEECHVDGFRFDLGTVLGRNADFHRHAPLFITIAQDPVLSRVKFIAEPWDIGPNGYQLGHFPLTFSEWNDRYRDEVRQFWLQGSLSAGAFAERFAASSQLFRHHGRAPSSSINQITAHDGFTLHDLVSFNDKHNLANGEENRDGTNSNYSNNHGVEGIDADENIQRRRNRSQRALLATLLLSQGAPMILAGDEMGHSQQGNNNAYCQDNEIAWLDWSCADTALTEFTASLIQLRKRIPALCANRWWDENDGNVVWLNAHAQPLTPDEWQAIAPSLLQIQLSGDWLIIVNPAQDDVEVCLPTGHWQASAPFNALDTVNNTERVVMPAHSICVLIRS from the coding sequence ATGCTAAAACCCGGTAATCCGGGCCCGTTGGGAGCCCACATCACGCCCGAAGGCGTCAATTTTGCGCTCTTCTCGTCTCACGCGACGCGGGTTGAACTGTGCATTTTTGACAAAACCGGACATCAGGAATCCTACGAGCTTCCAGCACGCAGCGGCGACGTTTGGCACGGGCTGTTACCCGGTGCAAAAGCAGGGCTGGAATATGGTTATCGCGTTCATGGCCCTTGGCGTCCTGAAAAGGGCCAACGCTTTAACCCCGCTAAATTGCTAATCGATCCCTACGCTCGCGAGCTCACAGGTACATTGCCATTGGACGATCGCTTGTGTGGCGGCCTACACGAGCCAGACTGGCGTGACGATCGCAATGTCGTTCCACACTGCATCGTGCGCGAAGAGACCTACGATTGGGAAAACGATCGCCCCCCTCATGTTTTATGGGGGGATACCGTGATTTATGAAGCCCATGTACGTGGACTTACCCAGCAGCATCCGGGAATTCCAAAAGAATTACGCGGCAGCTATGCCGCTCTTTCTCATCCGGTGATGATTGAATACTTAAAGCGATTGGGCATTACCGCGTTGGAATTGCTGCCGGTGCAGCTGCATGCCGATGAACCTCGCTTACAGAAAATTGGCCTAACCAACTATTGGGGCTACAACGTTCTCGCCCCGTTTGCCATCGAGCCTAGCTTTCACTCTGGCCGCAGCAAAACTACCGCACTGAGTGAATTTCGCGATGCGGTCAAAGCGCTACACGCCGCCGGAATTGAAGTCATTCTCGATGTTGTTTTTAACCATACCGCCGAGCTGGACGAAACCGGCCCAATGGTGTCGTTACGCGGCATCGATAACCGCAGCTATTACTGGCGCAATGCGCAGGGCGCGTTGGAAAACTGGACTGGCTGTGGCAATGCGCTGAGGTTAACTCAACCACATAGCGTGCAGTGGGTCATGGACTGTCTGCGCTATTGGGTTGAAGAGTGCCATGTGGATGGTTTTCGCTTCGATTTAGGCACCGTGCTTGGGCGCAACGCTGATTTTCATCGGCATGCGCCGTTGTTTATTACCATCGCTCAGGATCCTGTTCTCTCTCGGGTGAAATTCATCGCTGAGCCGTGGGATATCGGCCCCAATGGCTACCAGCTTGGGCATTTTCCTCTCACCTTTTCGGAATGGAACGATCGTTATCGTGATGAAGTTCGCCAGTTTTGGCTACAGGGTTCTCTCAGCGCGGGCGCGTTTGCCGAGCGTTTTGCGGCCTCAAGCCAGCTGTTTCGCCATCACGGACGCGCACCGTCGTCGAGCATTAACCAAATCACCGCTCACGATGGCTTTACCCTGCACGATTTAGTGAGTTTTAACGACAAACATAATCTGGCTAACGGCGAGGAAAACCGCGACGGAACTAACAGCAACTACAGCAACAACCACGGTGTTGAAGGAATAGACGCCGATGAGAACATTCAGCGCCGAAGAAACCGTAGTCAGCGGGCGCTGCTCGCCACGCTGCTGCTCTCACAAGGTGCGCCGATGATCCTGGCCGGTGATGAAATGGGTCACAGCCAGCAAGGCAACAACAACGCCTATTGCCAAGACAATGAAATCGCTTGGCTAGATTGGTCCTGCGCAGATACCGCATTAACGGAGTTCACCGCCTCGCTGATTCAGCTGCGTAAGCGCATTCCTGCGCTCTGCGCCAACCGGTGGTGGGACGAAAACGATGGCAACGTTGTTTGGCTGAACGCCCATGCACAGCCACTCACGCCAGATGAATGGCAGGCTATCGCTCCGTCACTGCTACAGATCCAGCTATCTGGTGACTGGTTAATTATTGTTAATCCAGCGCAAGACGACGTCGAGGTTTGCCTTCCTACGGGTCATTGGCAAGCGTCTGCGCCATTCAACGCATTGGATACCGTAAACAACACTGAACGCGTGGTCATGCCTGCACACAGCATATGCGTACTGATTCGTTCATAG
- the glgC gene encoding glucose-1-phosphate adenylyltransferase has product MVKSENQNQLMLARQLPQQSVALILAGGRGSRLKDLTKTRAKPAVHFGGKFRIVDFALSNCINSGIRRIGVITQYHSHTLVQHIQRGWSFLNESMNEFVDLLPAQQRDASEHWYKGTADAVYQNLDIIRRYDAEFVVILAGDHIYKMDYSRMLIDHVESGAGCTVACIPVPRSEASEFGVMEVGDDHQILKFLEKPQNPPAMPGNEDMSLASMGIYVFNAEYLYQLLEEDMSLTDSFHDFGKDLIPKITAQGKAWAHPFTLSCVTSTDEHDVAPYWRDVGTLDAYWRANLDLASVTPELDMYDKRWPIRTYMESLPPAKFVQDRSGSHGMTMNSLVSGGCIISGSVVVHSVLFPRVRVNSFCTIDSSVLLPDVNIGRSCRLRRCIIDRACVLPEGMVIGENAEEDSKRFYRSEGGVVLVTREMLARL; this is encoded by the coding sequence ATGGTTAAGTCAGAAAATCAGAACCAGTTGATGTTGGCCCGTCAATTACCTCAGCAGTCTGTGGCCCTGATTCTGGCAGGTGGCCGCGGCTCTCGCTTGAAGGATCTCACCAAAACGCGTGCGAAACCGGCCGTTCACTTTGGCGGTAAATTTCGTATCGTCGATTTTGCGCTATCGAACTGCATCAACTCAGGCATTCGTCGTATTGGGGTGATCACCCAATATCACTCGCATACCTTGGTGCAGCACATTCAGCGTGGTTGGTCGTTCCTGAACGAGTCAATGAATGAGTTTGTCGATCTCCTGCCCGCCCAGCAGCGTGATGCGTCAGAACATTGGTACAAAGGAACCGCCGACGCGGTGTATCAAAATTTGGATATTATTCGACGCTATGACGCTGAATTTGTGGTCATTCTCGCTGGTGACCATATCTACAAAATGGACTATTCGCGCATGCTGATCGACCACGTGGAGAGCGGTGCCGGATGTACCGTGGCCTGTATCCCCGTACCGCGTAGCGAAGCGAGCGAATTTGGCGTGATGGAAGTTGGCGACGATCATCAGATTTTGAAGTTTCTAGAGAAACCACAGAATCCACCCGCTATGCCGGGCAACGAAGATATGTCGCTCGCCAGCATGGGCATTTATGTATTTAACGCAGAATATCTTTATCAGTTGCTGGAAGAAGACATGAGTCTCACGGACTCCTTCCACGATTTTGGTAAAGACCTGATCCCCAAAATTACCGCGCAGGGAAAGGCTTGGGCACATCCCTTCACGCTTTCCTGCGTCACGAGCACCGACGAGCACGACGTTGCCCCGTACTGGCGCGACGTTGGAACCTTAGATGCCTATTGGCGTGCCAATCTCGACTTAGCTTCGGTCACGCCAGAACTCGACATGTACGACAAACGCTGGCCAATTCGCACCTACATGGAATCACTGCCGCCAGCCAAGTTTGTCCAAGACCGTTCAGGCAGCCACGGTATGACCATGAACTCCTTGGTGTCGGGCGGCTGTATTATTTCAGGCTCCGTGGTCGTTCACTCGGTTCTGTTCCCTCGGGTTCGCGTTAATTCGTTCTGCACCATTGATTCATCTGTTTTATTACCTGACGTCAACATTGGCCGCTCGTGCCGCCTACGCCGCTGCATTATCGATCGCGCCTGCGTTCTGCCTGAAGGCATGGTGATTGGGGAGAATGCAGAAGAAGACAGCAAGCGTTTTTACCGCTCTGAAGGCGGGGTTGTCTTGGTCACGCGCGAAATGCTGGCTCGTTTATGA
- the glgA gene encoding glycogen synthase GlgA: MYVLHVCSELFPLLKTGGLADVVGAMPAAQIAQGANVRVLLPGFPALKEGIPETHEVATLDTFAGRVTLRFGHYQGVGIYLIDAPHLYDRPGSPYHDQAMYAYSDNHRRFGLLGWIAAELASGCDHYWRPQVVHAHDWHAGLACAYLAARGRPARSVFTVHNLAYQGLFSAHHMAELYLPQDFFQIYGLEFYGQISFLKAGLFYADHVTTVSPTYAKEITRPEFAYGMEGLLQQLEREGKLSGILNGVDDAIWDPATDKLIANCYQRENLKEKALNKQHLQTAMGLEVDPEKPIFAVVSRLTSQKGLDLVLEALPTLLNGGGQLALLGAGDAPLQEAFLAAAAAYPGQVGVQIGYHEAFSHRIIAGADVILVPSRFEPCGLTQLYGLKYGTLPLVRHTGGLADTVNDCSLENLSEGSASGFVFNDCDTKDLSNALRRAFVLWTRPTLWRYVQRQAMAQNFSWEKAAVSYLELYRRL, translated from the coding sequence ATGTACGTATTGCACGTCTGTTCCGAACTGTTTCCCCTGCTCAAAACAGGTGGATTAGCCGACGTTGTCGGTGCAATGCCTGCTGCGCAAATTGCTCAGGGAGCTAATGTGCGCGTTCTTCTCCCCGGATTTCCGGCGCTGAAAGAAGGGATCCCTGAAACACATGAAGTCGCCACGCTAGATACCTTTGCCGGTCGCGTTACGCTGCGTTTTGGTCATTATCAAGGCGTTGGTATCTATTTGATTGATGCCCCGCATCTTTATGACCGCCCCGGCAGCCCGTATCACGATCAGGCGATGTATGCCTACTCAGACAACCATCGCCGTTTCGGCTTGCTGGGATGGATAGCCGCCGAACTGGCCAGCGGCTGCGACCACTATTGGCGCCCACAGGTGGTTCATGCTCATGATTGGCATGCAGGCCTCGCCTGCGCGTATCTGGCGGCGCGTGGTCGCCCAGCTCGCTCTGTGTTTACCGTGCACAACCTTGCCTATCAGGGCTTATTTTCAGCTCATCACATGGCTGAGCTGTATCTACCACAGGATTTCTTCCAGATCTATGGACTGGAATTCTATGGCCAAATCTCATTCTTAAAAGCCGGGCTGTTTTACGCCGATCACGTCACAACGGTCAGCCCTACCTATGCGAAAGAAATCACCCGCCCTGAATTCGCCTATGGCATGGAGGGGCTATTACAGCAGCTTGAACGCGAAGGCAAACTCAGCGGCATTCTCAACGGCGTTGATGATGCGATTTGGGATCCCGCGACCGATAAACTCATCGCCAACTGTTATCAGCGAGAAAATCTCAAAGAGAAGGCGCTAAACAAACAGCATCTACAAACGGCCATGGGGTTAGAAGTCGATCCGGAGAAACCGATCTTTGCAGTTGTCAGCCGTTTAACCAGCCAGAAGGGATTGGATTTAGTGCTTGAAGCCCTGCCTACGCTATTAAACGGCGGTGGACAGCTGGCACTTCTCGGTGCGGGAGATGCTCCTTTGCAAGAGGCATTTCTGGCCGCTGCGGCCGCCTATCCCGGTCAGGTTGGCGTGCAAATCGGTTATCACGAAGCGTTCTCGCATCGGATTATTGCGGGCGCCGACGTTATTTTAGTACCGAGTCGTTTTGAGCCCTGCGGGCTAACTCAGCTGTACGGGCTGAAATACGGCACCCTGCCGTTGGTGCGCCATACCGGCGGCTTAGCCGACACGGTGAACGACTGCTCGCTGGAAAATCTCTCCGAAGGCAGCGCCAGCGGCTTTGTCTTTAATGACTGCGATACCAAAGATTTGTCGAATGCGCTCCGCCGCGCCTTTGTTCTCTGGACGCGCCCAACGCTGTGGCGCTACGTGCAGCGCCAAGCCATGGCGCAAAACTTCAGCTGGGAAAAAGCGGCCGTGAGCTATTTGGAGCTCTACCGCCGACTTTAG